In Electrophorus electricus isolate fEleEle1 chromosome 12, fEleEle1.pri, whole genome shotgun sequence, a single window of DNA contains:
- the dock4 gene encoding dedicator of cytokinesis protein 4 isoform X1 translates to MWIPTEHEKYGVVLANFRGTVQHGLPLEIGDTVQILEKCEGWYRGFIIKNPNVKGIFPCTYVHLKHAHVKNKGQFETVIPMEESVVTEMTVTLREWGTMWKQLYVKNDGELFHRLWHVMTEILELRQQVLLGHLTHDRMTDIKQHVIARLDWGNEQLGLDLVPRRDFSMVDPDEISVTELYRLMERRHRRQDLPPQANMHHLFLQLNGLLNCSLGEELDVFFFIYDGREMRPISERFFVRLNKQGLPKSPERTERQCTLFVDLGSSDLRKDVYVVAHIFRIGRMVAGEKKSVCNTQYRRPFGCTVISVSDLLTADCKDDHLLKVYSCNTESEWYQIHDNIVRKVSSRYSQIGSGTGLAVSLQLLHGDLEQIQKDYMRLFTNSVSITRRLGFSDIIMPAGEVRNDLYITLERGEFEKGGKSVARNVEVTVYLLGVDGQVLKGMVCSGSGEPGMDEFHSLVLYHSNSPRWSEMIKLSVPLELFRATHLRFEFRHCSTKEKGEKKLFGFSFVPLMQEDGRTLPDGTHELIVHKCEETANLQESSRYLKLSFSKASLQPGQNQTIKNSKESFWILSQLCSTKLTQNGDMLDLLKWRTHPDRIMDCLSKLKDIDGAEIVKFLQDTLDTLFAVLDESPQRYGLKVFDCLVHVINLLQDSKFQHFKPIMDNYIEHHFAGALSYRDLIRVLKWYVDRIIDTEHQEQIQQVLKAAEYLFKFIVQSRMLYTAAAAGQGEEEFRCSIHELFKSVHLFLSHESKGISPITHTQAVFLRSFPIVCSELLKVFNVREVANLARDTLNSMPALSHTDCPLQAVKLQCMAKTVESPLYTNPESRCVLLPVVLHLLHTYLQEQKELVLCANILTGMLSLVHRDPNTECVVSEEVNIIMESLSGVLLRTILEVTSHPQPTATSLRLQYQDVTGEFVACLLTLLRQLSDKDYQKLLSRFPNKDELANFLLQLFTVFRILIRPDMFPKDWTVMRLVTNNVIITTVLYLSDTLRNNFLNEKFDFKVWESYLYLSIVFVIQPCLQLEMFPPSKRKKVLEKYGDMRVMIGCEIFSMWQNLGDYKVNLIPSLIGPFLEVTLVPQSDLRNVLIPVFHDMMDSEERRSGNFKQVEAKLIDKLESLMSEGKGDETYKELFNNIIPLFGPYPSLLKKIERETWRESGVSHIATVTRLMERLLDYRDCMKIGEVDGKKIGCTVNLLNFYKTELNKEEMYIRYIHKLYELHLKVQNYTEAAYTLLLYDELLEWTERPLREFLTYPMQSEWQRKECLHLTIIHNFDRGKCWENCIILCRELANQHEAYYDYRNLSKMRLMEASLYDKIMNQQRLEPEFFRIGFYGKKFPFFLRNKEFVCRGNDYERLEAFQQRMLSEFPHAIAMQHANQPDQTILQAEAQYLQIYAVTPVPDNRDVLQRDGVPNNIKSFYKVNHIWRFRYDRPFHKGTKDKENEFKSLWVERTTLSLAQSLPGISRWFEVEKRDLVEMSPLENASEVIENKTLQLRTLIAQCQTRQMQNINPLTMCLNGVIDAAVNGGLTRYQEAFFAKDYISSHPEDGDKITRLRELMFEQAHILEYGLAVHEKFVPQDMRPLHKKLVDQFHVMRSSLGIQPQEFPAYVRVSPLHFANGSPRTCRTPVPNAISPDGGRIVARRSPLSYPAVNRYSSSSLSSQASNDVSNITGQSESSDEVFNMQPSPSTSSLSSNHSGSHNVTGSAVSSSRDALPSASPLPLDKHKQSRENACLSPRDRLCSSMFPSALDSAQRMMPFQIDTSLPRCEAGLPTTDTGKSIRSLSPMPTARSPQKTTAPPLTPSPTDGLPAGSLASHSPARSGSYSSGISSLSRCSVSEMCSVEPSPPDPPLPPVAPVDNLVRRGSKTPPPYSVYERNNPRRATPLPHSLSVPPTVDNPNLPSKPHLSRTQRILSEPRHRLTPRKVSQL, encoded by the exons ATGTGGATCCCGACTGAACACGAAAAATATGGCGTTG TGCTGGCAAACTTTCGTGGAACGGTTCAGCATGGGCTGCCTCTGGAGATCGGAGACACAGTGCAGATACTGGAGAAATGTGAAG GGTGGTACAGGGGGTTCATTATCAAGAATCCAAATGTCAAG GGAATATTTCCATGCACTTACGTCCACTTGAAACATGCACACGTTAAGAACAAGGG GCAGTTTGAAACAGTCATCCCCATGGAGGAGTCCGTCGTCACGGAGATGACTGTGACATTGAGAGAGTGGGGCACCATGTGGAAGCAGCTCTATGTG AAAAATGACGGGGAGCTGTTCCACAGACTCTGGCACGTAATGACTGAGATACTGGAGCTAAGGCAGCAGGTCCTGCTGGGTCACCTGACCCACGACCGCATGACCGACATCAAGCAGCATGTCATCGCGCGCCTCGACTGGGGCAATGA GCAGCTGGGACTGGACTTAGTCCCCAGGCGGGACTTTAGCATGGTAGACCCAGACGAGATCAGCGTCACTGAGCTCTATCGGCTG ATGGAACGGCGCCATCGGAGGCAGGATCTTCCCCCACAGGCCAACATGCATCACCTGTTCCTGCAGCTCAACGGCCTGCTGAACTGCAGCCTGGGTGAGGAGCTTGATGTCTTCTTCTTCATCTACGATGGCAGGGAGATGCGACCAATAAG CGAGAGGTTCTTTGTACGCCTCAATAAGCAAGGACTTCCCAAGTcaccagagagaacagaaaggcaGTGTACACTCTTTGTA GATTTGGGAAGTAGTGATCTCCGCAAAGATGTATATGTTGTAGCTCATATTTTTAGAATAG gacGAATGGTCGCTGGCGAGAAGAAGAGTGTGTGCAACACTCAGTACAGACGTCCGTTTGGCTGCACTGTGATCAGTGTGTCTGACCTGCTGACGGCCGACTGCAAGGACGACCACCTGCTCAAAGTTTACTC ctgcAACACCGAAAGTGAGTGGTATCAAATCCATGATAATATCGTCCGCAAAGTCAGCTCCAGATACAGTCAGATTGGCTCCGGCACAG GGCTTGCTGTCTCACTGCAGCTCCTGCATGGAGACCTGGAGCAGATCCAGAAGGATTATATGCGCCTCTTCACCAACAGTGTCTCTATTACCAGGAGGCTTGGCTTCTCTGACATCATCATGCCTG CAGGGGAAGTCAGGAATGACCTGTACATAACCTTGGAGAGAGGGGAGTTCGAGAAAGGAGGGAAGAGTGTGGCAAGAAACGTTGAGGTCACTGTTTATCTGCTGGGAGTAGACGGCCAAGTCCTGAAG gGTATGGTTTGTTCAGGTTCAGGGGAGCCTGGGATGGATGAATTCCATTCGTTGGTGCTGTATCACAGTAACAGCCCCCGCTGGTCGGAAATGATCAAACTGTCCGTACCTCTGGAGCTGTTCAGAGCTACTCACTTGCGCTTTGAGTTCAGACACTGCTCCA caaaggagaaaggagagaagaagcTGTTTGGCTTCTCTTTTGTTCCTCTGATGCAAGAGGATGGCAGAACACTGCCTGATGGGACACATGAGCTCATCGTCCACAAG TGTGAAGAGACGGCGAATCTCCAGGAGTCATCTCGCTACCTCAAACTGTCGTTCTCTAAGGCCAGTCTGCAGCCTGGCCAGAACCAGACCATAAAGAACAGCAAAGAGTCCTTCTGGATCCTCTCCCAGCTCTGCTCCACCAAGCTTACTCAGAATG GTGACATGTTGGATTTGCTAAAATGGAGAACCCATCCAGACCGGATAATGGATTGTCTGTCCAAGCTGAAGGACATAGATGGTGCTGAGATAGTTAAG TTTCTgcaggacacactggacacactttTTGCAGTTTTGGACGAGAGCCCTCAGCGCTATGGACTGAAGGTGTTTGACTGCCTG GTTCATGTCATTAATTTACTGCAGGACAGTAAATTCCAGCACTTCAAGCCCATCATGGACAACTACATAGAGCACCATTTTGCGGGAGCACTGTCATACCG AGACCTGATACGGGTCCTGAAGTGGTATGTGGATCGCATCATCGACACTGAGCACCAGGAGCAGATCCAGCAGGTCCTGAAG gctgcagAGTATCTGTTTAAGTTCATTGTGCAGTCTCGCATGCTGTACACAGCAGCGGCTGCAGGGCAGGGCGAGGAGGAATTCCGCTGTTCCATCCACGAGCTCTTCAAGTCTGTCCACCTGTTCCTCTCTCATGAGAGCAAGGGCATCagccccatcacacacacacag GCTGTGTTTCTGAGGTCCTTCCCCATTGTGTGCTCTGAGCTGTTGAAGGTGTTCAACGTGCGGGAGGTAGCAAATCTTGCACGGGACACGCTCAACAGCATGCCtgcactttcacacacagactgccCCCTGCAGGCCGTTAAGCTGCAGTGCATGGCCAAGACGGTGGAAAGCCCACTATACACAAACCCAG aatcGCGGTGTGTGTTGCTGCCTgtggttcttcatctcctccacaCATACCTtcaggagcagaaggagctAGTTCTGTGCGCAAATATCCTCACCGGCATGTTATCACTGGTCCACAGAGATCCAAACACA gAATGTGTGGTGTCTGAAGAGGTAAATATAATCATGGAAAGCCTGTCTGGGGTTTTGCTGCGGACTATCCTGGAGGTGACCAGCCACCCCCAGCCGACAGCAACCTCTCTGCGTCTGCAGTACCAGGATGTTACT ggtGAATTTGTGGCCTGTTTGCTCACTCTCCTGAGGCAGCTCAGTGATAAGGATTACCAGAAGCTCCTGAGCCGATTTCCCAATAAGGATGAGCTGGCG AACTTTCTCCTGCAGCTTTTCACTGTGTTTAGAATACTTATCCGGCCAGACATGTTTCCTAAAGACTGGACAGTCATGAGATTGGTCACCAACAA TGTCATCATCACCACGGTGCTCTATCTCTCTGACACGCTGCGTAACAACTTCCTTAATGAGAAATTTGACTTCAAG GTGTGGGAGTCCTATTTGTACCTCTCCATAGTGTTCGTCATCCAGCCATGCCTCCAGCTCGAGATGTTCCCTCCGTCCAAACGGAAGAAAGTGCTGGAAAA GTACGGAGACATGCGGGTGATGATCGGGTGTGAGATCTTCAGCATGTGGCAAAATCTTG GTGACTATAAAGTGAATCTGATCCCTTCACTGATTGGGCCGTTCCTGGAGGTGACCCTAGTGCCGCAGTCTGACCTGCGCAACGTGCTCATCCCCGTCTTCCATGACATGATGGACAGCGAGGAGCGTCGCAGTGGCAACTTTAAGCAG GTGGAGGCGAAGCTCATCGATAAACTGGAGAGTCTGATGTCAGAGGGTAAAGGAGATGAGACCTACAAGGAGCTCTTCAACAACAT AATACCACTGTTTGGCCCATACCCGAG CTTGCTGAAGAAGATTGAGAGAGAaacctggagagagagtggagtcTCTCATATTGCCACTGTCACACGACTTATGGAGAGACTGCTTGATTACAG GGACTGTATGAAGATTGGAGAGGTTGATGGGAAAAAGATTGGCTGTACTGTCAACCTGCTG AACTTCTATAAGACGGAGCTCAATAAGGAGGAGATGTACATACGCTACATCCACAAGCTCTATGAGCTGCACCTGAAGGTCCAGAACTATACAG AGGCAGCCTACACTCTGTTACTGTATGATGAGCTGTTGGAGTGGACTGAGAGGCCTTTGAGGGAGTTCCTCACCTACCCCATGCAGAGCGAGTGGCAGAGGAAGGAGTGCCTCCATCTCACTATCATCCACAACTTTGACAGAGGCAAA TGCTGGGAGAATTGCATTATCCTTTGTCGTGAGCTGGCCAATCAGCATGAAGCTTACTATGACTACAGGAACCTGAGTAAAATGAGG CTGATGGAGGCTTCTCTCTATGATAAGATAATGAACCAGCAGAGGCTTGAGCCAGAGTTCTTCAGGATCGGGTTCTATGGCAAGAAGTTCCCATTTTTCTTACGT AATAAAGAGTTTGTTTGTCGGGGCAATGATTATGAGCGTCTGGAGGCGTTTCAGCAGAGGATGCTGAGTGAGTTTCCCCATGCCATCGCCATGCAGCATGCCAACCAGCCAGACCAGACCATCCTTCAGGCCGAGGCACAGT ACCTGCAGATTTATGCGGTCACACCCGTGCCTGACAATCGTGATGTCCTACAGAGGGACGGTGTGCCAAACAACATTAAGAGCTTCTACAAGGTCAATCACATCTGGAGGTTCCGCTACGACAGACCCTTCCACAAGGGCACCAAGGATAAAGAAAATGAGTTCAAG AGTCTGTGGGTGGAGAGAACTACTCTGAGCTTGGCTCAGAGTCTCCCGGGCATCTCACGTTGGTTTGAGGTGGAGAAGCGTGACCTG GTGGAGATGAGTCCCCTGGAGAACGCCAGCGAGGTGATCGAGAATAAGACCCTGCAGCTGCGCACCCTGATCGCCCAGTGCCAGACTCGGCAGATGCAGAACATCAACCCGCTCACCATGTGCCTGAATGGCGTCATCGACGCCGCCGTAAACGGGGGACTCACGCGCTACCAGGAG GCTTTCTTTGCGAAAGATTACATTTCCAGTCACCCAGAGGATGGAGATAAGATTACCCGTCTCCGAGAGCTCATGTTTGAGCAG GCACATATTTTGGAGTATGGTTTGGCTGTGCACGAGAAATTTGTTCCGCAGGATATGCGTCCACTGCACAAAAAACTTGTTGACCAGTTTCATGTGATGCGATCCAGTCTGGGCATACAG CCACAGGAGTTTCCTGCATACGTGCGCGTCAGTCCACTGCATTTTGCCAACGGCAGTCCACGCACCTGCAGGACCCCGGTTCCTAATGCCATCAGTCCGGACGGCGGGAGAATAGTTGCGCGGCGCAG CCCTCTAAGTTACCCGGCCGTCAATCGctactcctcatcctcactgtcGTCGCAGGCCTCCAACGATGTAAGCAACATCactggccaatcagagagctCGGATGAGGTCTTCAACATGCAG CCCAGCCCGTCCACCTCAAGCCTCAGCTCCAACCACTCTGGGTCCCACAACGTGACTGGCTCTGCCGTCAGCTCCAGCAGAG ATGCGCTTCCATCAGCGTCTCCGCTGCCGCTCGATAAGCACAAGCAGTCCAGAGAGAACGCGTGCCTCTCGCCCCGGGACAGACTGTGCAGCAGCATGTTCCCCAGTGCCCTGGACTCGGCCCAG AGGATGATGCCCTTCCAGATCGACACCAGCCTGC
- the dock4 gene encoding dedicator of cytokinesis protein 4 isoform X2 translates to MWIPTEHEKYGVVLANFRGTVQHGLPLEIGDTVQILEKCEGWYRGFIIKNPNVKGIFPCTYVHLKHAHVKNKGQFETVIPMEESVVTEMTVTLREWGTMWKQLYVKNDGELFHRLWHVMTEILELRQQVLLGHLTHDRMTDIKQHVIARLDWGNEQLGLDLVPRRDFSMVDPDEISVTELYRLMERRHRRQDLPPQANMHHLFLQLNGLLNCSLGEELDVFFFIYDGREMRPISERFFVRLNKQGLPKSPERTERQCTLFVDLGSSDLRKDVYVVAHIFRIGRMVAGEKKSVCNTQYRRPFGCTVISVSDLLTADCKDDHLLKVYSCNTESEWYQIHDNIVRKVSSRYSQIGSGTGLAVSLQLLHGDLEQIQKDYMRLFTNSVSITRRLGFSDIIMPGEVRNDLYITLERGEFEKGGKSVARNVEVTVYLLGVDGQVLKGMVCSGSGEPGMDEFHSLVLYHSNSPRWSEMIKLSVPLELFRATHLRFEFRHCSTKEKGEKKLFGFSFVPLMQEDGRTLPDGTHELIVHKCEETANLQESSRYLKLSFSKASLQPGQNQTIKNSKESFWILSQLCSTKLTQNGDMLDLLKWRTHPDRIMDCLSKLKDIDGAEIVKFLQDTLDTLFAVLDESPQRYGLKVFDCLVHVINLLQDSKFQHFKPIMDNYIEHHFAGALSYRDLIRVLKWYVDRIIDTEHQEQIQQVLKAAEYLFKFIVQSRMLYTAAAAGQGEEEFRCSIHELFKSVHLFLSHESKGISPITHTQAVFLRSFPIVCSELLKVFNVREVANLARDTLNSMPALSHTDCPLQAVKLQCMAKTVESPLYTNPESRCVLLPVVLHLLHTYLQEQKELVLCANILTGMLSLVHRDPNTECVVSEEVNIIMESLSGVLLRTILEVTSHPQPTATSLRLQYQDVTGEFVACLLTLLRQLSDKDYQKLLSRFPNKDELANFLLQLFTVFRILIRPDMFPKDWTVMRLVTNNVIITTVLYLSDTLRNNFLNEKFDFKVWESYLYLSIVFVIQPCLQLEMFPPSKRKKVLEKYGDMRVMIGCEIFSMWQNLGDYKVNLIPSLIGPFLEVTLVPQSDLRNVLIPVFHDMMDSEERRSGNFKQVEAKLIDKLESLMSEGKGDETYKELFNNIIPLFGPYPSLLKKIERETWRESGVSHIATVTRLMERLLDYRDCMKIGEVDGKKIGCTVNLLNFYKTELNKEEMYIRYIHKLYELHLKVQNYTEAAYTLLLYDELLEWTERPLREFLTYPMQSEWQRKECLHLTIIHNFDRGKCWENCIILCRELANQHEAYYDYRNLSKMRLMEASLYDKIMNQQRLEPEFFRIGFYGKKFPFFLRNKEFVCRGNDYERLEAFQQRMLSEFPHAIAMQHANQPDQTILQAEAQYLQIYAVTPVPDNRDVLQRDGVPNNIKSFYKVNHIWRFRYDRPFHKGTKDKENEFKSLWVERTTLSLAQSLPGISRWFEVEKRDLVEMSPLENASEVIENKTLQLRTLIAQCQTRQMQNINPLTMCLNGVIDAAVNGGLTRYQEAFFAKDYISSHPEDGDKITRLRELMFEQAHILEYGLAVHEKFVPQDMRPLHKKLVDQFHVMRSSLGIQPQEFPAYVRVSPLHFANGSPRTCRTPVPNAISPDGGRIVARRSPLSYPAVNRYSSSSLSSQASNDVSNITGQSESSDEVFNMQPSPSTSSLSSNHSGSHNVTGSAVSSSRDALPSASPLPLDKHKQSRENACLSPRDRLCSSMFPSALDSAQRMMPFQIDTSLPRCEAGLPTTDTGKSIRSLSPMPTARSPQKTTAPPLTPSPTDGLPAGSLASHSPARSGSYSSGISSLSRCSVSEMCSVEPSPPDPPLPPVAPVDNLVRRGSKTPPPYSVYERNNPRRATPLPHSLSVPPTVDNPNLPSKPHLSRTQRILSEPRHRLTPRKVSQL, encoded by the exons ATGTGGATCCCGACTGAACACGAAAAATATGGCGTTG TGCTGGCAAACTTTCGTGGAACGGTTCAGCATGGGCTGCCTCTGGAGATCGGAGACACAGTGCAGATACTGGAGAAATGTGAAG GGTGGTACAGGGGGTTCATTATCAAGAATCCAAATGTCAAG GGAATATTTCCATGCACTTACGTCCACTTGAAACATGCACACGTTAAGAACAAGGG GCAGTTTGAAACAGTCATCCCCATGGAGGAGTCCGTCGTCACGGAGATGACTGTGACATTGAGAGAGTGGGGCACCATGTGGAAGCAGCTCTATGTG AAAAATGACGGGGAGCTGTTCCACAGACTCTGGCACGTAATGACTGAGATACTGGAGCTAAGGCAGCAGGTCCTGCTGGGTCACCTGACCCACGACCGCATGACCGACATCAAGCAGCATGTCATCGCGCGCCTCGACTGGGGCAATGA GCAGCTGGGACTGGACTTAGTCCCCAGGCGGGACTTTAGCATGGTAGACCCAGACGAGATCAGCGTCACTGAGCTCTATCGGCTG ATGGAACGGCGCCATCGGAGGCAGGATCTTCCCCCACAGGCCAACATGCATCACCTGTTCCTGCAGCTCAACGGCCTGCTGAACTGCAGCCTGGGTGAGGAGCTTGATGTCTTCTTCTTCATCTACGATGGCAGGGAGATGCGACCAATAAG CGAGAGGTTCTTTGTACGCCTCAATAAGCAAGGACTTCCCAAGTcaccagagagaacagaaaggcaGTGTACACTCTTTGTA GATTTGGGAAGTAGTGATCTCCGCAAAGATGTATATGTTGTAGCTCATATTTTTAGAATAG gacGAATGGTCGCTGGCGAGAAGAAGAGTGTGTGCAACACTCAGTACAGACGTCCGTTTGGCTGCACTGTGATCAGTGTGTCTGACCTGCTGACGGCCGACTGCAAGGACGACCACCTGCTCAAAGTTTACTC ctgcAACACCGAAAGTGAGTGGTATCAAATCCATGATAATATCGTCCGCAAAGTCAGCTCCAGATACAGTCAGATTGGCTCCGGCACAG GGCTTGCTGTCTCACTGCAGCTCCTGCATGGAGACCTGGAGCAGATCCAGAAGGATTATATGCGCCTCTTCACCAACAGTGTCTCTATTACCAGGAGGCTTGGCTTCTCTGACATCATCATGCCTG GGGAAGTCAGGAATGACCTGTACATAACCTTGGAGAGAGGGGAGTTCGAGAAAGGAGGGAAGAGTGTGGCAAGAAACGTTGAGGTCACTGTTTATCTGCTGGGAGTAGACGGCCAAGTCCTGAAG gGTATGGTTTGTTCAGGTTCAGGGGAGCCTGGGATGGATGAATTCCATTCGTTGGTGCTGTATCACAGTAACAGCCCCCGCTGGTCGGAAATGATCAAACTGTCCGTACCTCTGGAGCTGTTCAGAGCTACTCACTTGCGCTTTGAGTTCAGACACTGCTCCA caaaggagaaaggagagaagaagcTGTTTGGCTTCTCTTTTGTTCCTCTGATGCAAGAGGATGGCAGAACACTGCCTGATGGGACACATGAGCTCATCGTCCACAAG TGTGAAGAGACGGCGAATCTCCAGGAGTCATCTCGCTACCTCAAACTGTCGTTCTCTAAGGCCAGTCTGCAGCCTGGCCAGAACCAGACCATAAAGAACAGCAAAGAGTCCTTCTGGATCCTCTCCCAGCTCTGCTCCACCAAGCTTACTCAGAATG GTGACATGTTGGATTTGCTAAAATGGAGAACCCATCCAGACCGGATAATGGATTGTCTGTCCAAGCTGAAGGACATAGATGGTGCTGAGATAGTTAAG TTTCTgcaggacacactggacacactttTTGCAGTTTTGGACGAGAGCCCTCAGCGCTATGGACTGAAGGTGTTTGACTGCCTG GTTCATGTCATTAATTTACTGCAGGACAGTAAATTCCAGCACTTCAAGCCCATCATGGACAACTACATAGAGCACCATTTTGCGGGAGCACTGTCATACCG AGACCTGATACGGGTCCTGAAGTGGTATGTGGATCGCATCATCGACACTGAGCACCAGGAGCAGATCCAGCAGGTCCTGAAG gctgcagAGTATCTGTTTAAGTTCATTGTGCAGTCTCGCATGCTGTACACAGCAGCGGCTGCAGGGCAGGGCGAGGAGGAATTCCGCTGTTCCATCCACGAGCTCTTCAAGTCTGTCCACCTGTTCCTCTCTCATGAGAGCAAGGGCATCagccccatcacacacacacag GCTGTGTTTCTGAGGTCCTTCCCCATTGTGTGCTCTGAGCTGTTGAAGGTGTTCAACGTGCGGGAGGTAGCAAATCTTGCACGGGACACGCTCAACAGCATGCCtgcactttcacacacagactgccCCCTGCAGGCCGTTAAGCTGCAGTGCATGGCCAAGACGGTGGAAAGCCCACTATACACAAACCCAG aatcGCGGTGTGTGTTGCTGCCTgtggttcttcatctcctccacaCATACCTtcaggagcagaaggagctAGTTCTGTGCGCAAATATCCTCACCGGCATGTTATCACTGGTCCACAGAGATCCAAACACA gAATGTGTGGTGTCTGAAGAGGTAAATATAATCATGGAAAGCCTGTCTGGGGTTTTGCTGCGGACTATCCTGGAGGTGACCAGCCACCCCCAGCCGACAGCAACCTCTCTGCGTCTGCAGTACCAGGATGTTACT ggtGAATTTGTGGCCTGTTTGCTCACTCTCCTGAGGCAGCTCAGTGATAAGGATTACCAGAAGCTCCTGAGCCGATTTCCCAATAAGGATGAGCTGGCG AACTTTCTCCTGCAGCTTTTCACTGTGTTTAGAATACTTATCCGGCCAGACATGTTTCCTAAAGACTGGACAGTCATGAGATTGGTCACCAACAA TGTCATCATCACCACGGTGCTCTATCTCTCTGACACGCTGCGTAACAACTTCCTTAATGAGAAATTTGACTTCAAG GTGTGGGAGTCCTATTTGTACCTCTCCATAGTGTTCGTCATCCAGCCATGCCTCCAGCTCGAGATGTTCCCTCCGTCCAAACGGAAGAAAGTGCTGGAAAA GTACGGAGACATGCGGGTGATGATCGGGTGTGAGATCTTCAGCATGTGGCAAAATCTTG GTGACTATAAAGTGAATCTGATCCCTTCACTGATTGGGCCGTTCCTGGAGGTGACCCTAGTGCCGCAGTCTGACCTGCGCAACGTGCTCATCCCCGTCTTCCATGACATGATGGACAGCGAGGAGCGTCGCAGTGGCAACTTTAAGCAG GTGGAGGCGAAGCTCATCGATAAACTGGAGAGTCTGATGTCAGAGGGTAAAGGAGATGAGACCTACAAGGAGCTCTTCAACAACAT AATACCACTGTTTGGCCCATACCCGAG CTTGCTGAAGAAGATTGAGAGAGAaacctggagagagagtggagtcTCTCATATTGCCACTGTCACACGACTTATGGAGAGACTGCTTGATTACAG GGACTGTATGAAGATTGGAGAGGTTGATGGGAAAAAGATTGGCTGTACTGTCAACCTGCTG AACTTCTATAAGACGGAGCTCAATAAGGAGGAGATGTACATACGCTACATCCACAAGCTCTATGAGCTGCACCTGAAGGTCCAGAACTATACAG AGGCAGCCTACACTCTGTTACTGTATGATGAGCTGTTGGAGTGGACTGAGAGGCCTTTGAGGGAGTTCCTCACCTACCCCATGCAGAGCGAGTGGCAGAGGAAGGAGTGCCTCCATCTCACTATCATCCACAACTTTGACAGAGGCAAA TGCTGGGAGAATTGCATTATCCTTTGTCGTGAGCTGGCCAATCAGCATGAAGCTTACTATGACTACAGGAACCTGAGTAAAATGAGG CTGATGGAGGCTTCTCTCTATGATAAGATAATGAACCAGCAGAGGCTTGAGCCAGAGTTCTTCAGGATCGGGTTCTATGGCAAGAAGTTCCCATTTTTCTTACGT AATAAAGAGTTTGTTTGTCGGGGCAATGATTATGAGCGTCTGGAGGCGTTTCAGCAGAGGATGCTGAGTGAGTTTCCCCATGCCATCGCCATGCAGCATGCCAACCAGCCAGACCAGACCATCCTTCAGGCCGAGGCACAGT ACCTGCAGATTTATGCGGTCACACCCGTGCCTGACAATCGTGATGTCCTACAGAGGGACGGTGTGCCAAACAACATTAAGAGCTTCTACAAGGTCAATCACATCTGGAGGTTCCGCTACGACAGACCCTTCCACAAGGGCACCAAGGATAAAGAAAATGAGTTCAAG AGTCTGTGGGTGGAGAGAACTACTCTGAGCTTGGCTCAGAGTCTCCCGGGCATCTCACGTTGGTTTGAGGTGGAGAAGCGTGACCTG GTGGAGATGAGTCCCCTGGAGAACGCCAGCGAGGTGATCGAGAATAAGACCCTGCAGCTGCGCACCCTGATCGCCCAGTGCCAGACTCGGCAGATGCAGAACATCAACCCGCTCACCATGTGCCTGAATGGCGTCATCGACGCCGCCGTAAACGGGGGACTCACGCGCTACCAGGAG GCTTTCTTTGCGAAAGATTACATTTCCAGTCACCCAGAGGATGGAGATAAGATTACCCGTCTCCGAGAGCTCATGTTTGAGCAG GCACATATTTTGGAGTATGGTTTGGCTGTGCACGAGAAATTTGTTCCGCAGGATATGCGTCCACTGCACAAAAAACTTGTTGACCAGTTTCATGTGATGCGATCCAGTCTGGGCATACAG CCACAGGAGTTTCCTGCATACGTGCGCGTCAGTCCACTGCATTTTGCCAACGGCAGTCCACGCACCTGCAGGACCCCGGTTCCTAATGCCATCAGTCCGGACGGCGGGAGAATAGTTGCGCGGCGCAG CCCTCTAAGTTACCCGGCCGTCAATCGctactcctcatcctcactgtcGTCGCAGGCCTCCAACGATGTAAGCAACATCactggccaatcagagagctCGGATGAGGTCTTCAACATGCAG CCCAGCCCGTCCACCTCAAGCCTCAGCTCCAACCACTCTGGGTCCCACAACGTGACTGGCTCTGCCGTCAGCTCCAGCAGAG ATGCGCTTCCATCAGCGTCTCCGCTGCCGCTCGATAAGCACAAGCAGTCCAGAGAGAACGCGTGCCTCTCGCCCCGGGACAGACTGTGCAGCAGCATGTTCCCCAGTGCCCTGGACTCGGCCCAG AGGATGATGCCCTTCCAGATCGACACCAGCCTGC